From the Flavobacteriales bacterium genome, one window contains:
- a CDS encoding tetratricopeptide repeat protein — translation MDIDSLRLALHTATDDTSYARASYYLARNHYFLGEMDSVRRYGELGTERCLRGGDPDARKEFWLAQLWRIRGMGWYSASRFDSAIVAFQNMYRYAEKRRIAKDMGAALSYQGFALREIDDQPGALNMVWRAIAVLDTLPPGPDIANAYHELGALHSDLGRTDSALHWYGKASELYTAQGNDHHLVNALINMGEALHKAGRWAEADSVQRATHELLPALSDPMIYNRWVAGEARMLIGQGQHQEATHLLDSALGLAKQMEDHNAQLHLLQLRSLARVQAGRISDAYLDQQAAIAAHAEDMGLEKIRATEKAQSDFEHEKTIALGRADYARQRLQKWGAVIIGGLALLLAFVWYRSFKVKSRLAEALRVKNEEIQCTQAQLVASEKRREAEQVRTRIARDIHDEIGATLTKIRLLSDVAATNTPEQLPDTQRSLQRIGAHVRHVSGAMSDIVWAVDPARDTHQGMLDHVRELSRRLLGDNGITFDLDLSCTVGIAVMEPDLRRDLHLLINEAYNNILKYAKAKHVRTRLKLNSYLFELDIEDDGIGFDPSLVHGAGNGLRNMRERAARYEGKLRISSEPGKGTRITGEGRF, via the coding sequence ATGGATATCGACAGCCTGCGCCTCGCCCTGCACACCGCAACGGACGACACGAGTTATGCCAGGGCCAGCTACTACCTGGCGCGCAACCACTACTTCCTGGGGGAAATGGACAGTGTGCGCAGGTATGGCGAACTCGGCACCGAGCGCTGCCTGCGGGGAGGCGATCCCGACGCGCGGAAGGAGTTCTGGTTGGCCCAGCTCTGGCGTATACGCGGCATGGGTTGGTACTCGGCCTCCCGGTTCGATTCGGCCATCGTCGCCTTCCAGAACATGTACCGCTACGCGGAGAAGCGGCGGATCGCCAAGGACATGGGCGCGGCCTTGTCCTACCAGGGCTTCGCGCTGCGCGAGATAGACGACCAGCCGGGTGCGTTGAACATGGTGTGGCGGGCGATCGCCGTGCTGGACACGTTGCCGCCTGGGCCGGACATCGCCAACGCGTACCACGAGCTGGGCGCTCTTCACAGTGACCTGGGCCGCACCGACAGCGCGCTCCATTGGTACGGGAAGGCTTCAGAGCTGTACACAGCGCAGGGGAACGACCATCACCTGGTGAATGCGCTGATCAATATGGGTGAGGCGCTGCACAAGGCGGGCCGGTGGGCGGAAGCGGACTCGGTTCAACGCGCAACGCACGAACTCCTTCCTGCTCTTTCCGATCCCATGATCTACAACCGGTGGGTGGCCGGTGAAGCGCGCATGCTCATCGGCCAAGGGCAGCACCAGGAAGCCACCCATCTGCTGGACAGTGCCCTTGGCTTGGCGAAGCAGATGGAGGACCACAACGCGCAGCTGCACCTGTTGCAGTTGCGGTCGTTGGCCCGCGTCCAGGCGGGCCGGATCAGCGATGCCTATCTGGATCAGCAGGCCGCCATCGCTGCGCACGCCGAGGACATGGGCCTTGAGAAGATCCGTGCAACAGAGAAGGCACAGAGCGACTTCGAGCATGAGAAGACCATTGCCCTGGGACGCGCCGACTACGCGCGGCAGCGACTGCAGAAATGGGGCGCGGTCATCATCGGGGGCCTCGCGCTGCTGCTGGCCTTCGTCTGGTACCGTTCCTTCAAGGTGAAGAGCCGCTTAGCCGAAGCATTGCGGGTGAAGAACGAAGAGATCCAGTGCACCCAGGCGCAGCTTGTGGCCAGCGAGAAGCGGCGCGAGGCGGAACAGGTGCGCACGCGCATCGCCCGCGACATCCACGACGAGATCGGGGCCACGCTCACCAAGATCCGTCTGCTCAGCGACGTGGCCGCGACCAATACGCCGGAGCAATTGCCCGACACGCAACGCTCGCTCCAGCGCATCGGCGCGCATGTGCGGCATGTGAGCGGGGCCATGAGCGACATCGTATGGGCCGTGGATCCCGCGCGCGACACGCACCAGGGCATGCTCGATCACGTGCGCGAGCTCAGCCGCCGCCTTCTGGGCGACAACGGCATCACCTTCGACCTCGACCTGTCCTGTACCGTTGGGATCGCCGTGATGGAGCCGGATCTGCGGCGCGACCTGCACCTGCTCATCAATGAAGCCTACAACAACATCCTCAAATACGCCAAAGCGAAGCATGTGCGCACCCGGTTGAAGCTGAACAGCTACCTGTTCGAGCTGGACATCGAGGACGATGGCATCGGATTCGACCCGAGCCTGGTGCATGGCGCGGGTAACGGACTGCGCAACATGCGAGAACGCGCGGCCAGGTACGAAGGCAAGTTGCGGATCAGCAGCGAACCTGGCAAGGGTACGCGCATCACAGGTGAGGGCCGCTTCTGA
- a CDS encoding response regulator transcription factor has product MSASERVRVIIVEDDAEIRELTRLILQKEPDLFVAKSYANGEDFLKEWPAVEADVVLMDIGMPGRNGIECVAEAKPKRAATLFMITTVFENPAYIFQALCAGASGYLLKNTGAKQLVEAIHQLIEGGSPMSPAIARLVVDSFQSQTRARIADHDLTPRERELVDGLAQGLMYKEIAERLGCTTGTIKVHVRNIYEKLQVNSRHEAVKKVYPGGA; this is encoded by the coding sequence ATGTCGGCATCCGAGCGCGTCCGTGTGATCATCGTCGAGGACGATGCGGAGATCCGCGAGCTCACGCGATTGATCCTGCAGAAGGAGCCGGACCTCTTCGTAGCGAAGAGCTACGCGAATGGCGAGGACTTCCTGAAGGAGTGGCCGGCTGTGGAAGCGGACGTGGTGCTCATGGACATAGGCATGCCTGGCAGGAATGGGATCGAGTGCGTGGCCGAGGCCAAACCCAAGCGGGCCGCCACCCTGTTCATGATCACCACGGTGTTCGAGAATCCGGCCTACATCTTCCAAGCGTTGTGCGCCGGTGCGAGTGGTTACCTGCTGAAGAACACCGGCGCGAAGCAACTGGTAGAGGCCATCCACCAACTGATTGAAGGCGGATCACCCATGAGCCCGGCCATCGCCCGACTGGTCGTGGACTCGTTCCAATCACAGACCCGCGCACGCATCGCCGATCACGACCTCACTCCCCGCGAACGCGAACTGGTCGACGGCCTCGCCCAAGGTCTCATGTACAAGGAGATCGCCGAGCGCTTGGGTTGCACCACCGGCACCATCAAGGTGCATGTGCGCAACATCTACGAAAAGCTGCAGGTGAACAGCCGGCACGAGGCGGTGAAGAAGGTCTATCCGGGAGGTGCCTGA
- a CDS encoding tetratricopeptide repeat protein — MRSHGLGPFLALLVAISAGEGHAHEDRLDSLRAAFHAATADTLRAKAASDLAEAYLGIGELDSALSHIRIGMRALEGEGRSEPSKQRWLMQLHKLKGIAHNNQARYDSALLAFQRMHTYAERLRLVPEMGAALTYQGYQFREMVDNDNALAMTRKAIGILKSLPTGPDMANAFHAMGMIHLDLGSTDSALYWSQKAAALYSALGKHHHLLNSYVNMGECLNTAGRWEEADSVWMLAAQLPEGLEDPMAYMHFAGGQARMLLRQGRVTEAIQMLDSAIILSKEMDQKHSEHYLLFIRSMAHANQSAWNAAMIDMMASLDAHATDMDYDKIRSTEAIRQHAEREKEQALAQAELSAQRMQKWGALVVGALAALLALVWYRSFKAKSRAADELRRKNEEIQRTQARLVASEKQREAEQVRTRIARDIHDEIGATLTKIRLLSDVAATNTPEQLPDTQRSLQRIGAHVRHVSGAMSDIVWAVDPARDTHQGMLDHVRELSRRLLGDNGITFDLDLSCTSGATVMEPDLRRDLHLLINEAYNNILKYAEARHVKVSLLLNARDFKLSIQDDGIGFEPGEQRGTGNGVRNMRERAMRHAGGFEITSSHGQGTRVEAHGSLH, encoded by the coding sequence ATGAGATCACATGGGCTGGGTCCGTTCCTTGCGCTGCTCGTGGCGATCAGTGCCGGGGAGGGCCATGCGCACGAAGATCGTTTGGACAGCCTGCGCGCCGCATTCCACGCGGCCACCGCTGATACGCTTCGCGCGAAGGCCGCGAGTGATCTGGCCGAAGCCTACTTGGGCATTGGCGAGCTGGACAGCGCCCTTTCCCACATCCGTATTGGCATGCGAGCGTTGGAAGGAGAGGGACGATCGGAGCCCTCGAAGCAACGCTGGCTCATGCAGCTGCACAAGCTGAAAGGCATCGCCCACAACAACCAGGCTCGGTATGATTCAGCCCTGCTCGCGTTCCAGCGCATGCACACGTATGCGGAGCGTTTGAGGCTCGTGCCGGAGATGGGAGCCGCACTGACCTATCAGGGTTACCAGTTCCGTGAAATGGTCGACAATGACAATGCATTGGCCATGACGCGCAAGGCCATCGGGATCTTGAAGAGCTTGCCCACAGGGCCTGACATGGCCAATGCCTTCCACGCCATGGGTATGATCCACTTGGACCTGGGCAGCACCGACAGCGCGTTGTACTGGTCGCAGAAGGCGGCAGCTCTGTATTCCGCGCTGGGCAAGCACCATCACCTGCTCAACTCATATGTGAACATGGGCGAATGCCTGAATACTGCCGGGCGTTGGGAAGAGGCGGATTCGGTATGGATGCTGGCAGCGCAACTTCCGGAAGGCCTTGAGGATCCCATGGCCTACATGCACTTCGCGGGGGGCCAGGCTCGTATGCTGCTTCGGCAGGGCCGCGTGACGGAAGCGATCCAGATGCTCGACAGTGCCATCATCCTGAGCAAGGAGATGGACCAGAAGCACAGCGAGCACTACCTGCTCTTCATCCGCTCCATGGCCCATGCGAACCAGAGCGCGTGGAACGCGGCCATGATCGACATGATGGCCAGCCTTGATGCCCACGCCACTGACATGGACTACGACAAGATCCGGTCCACCGAGGCGATCCGCCAGCATGCCGAACGTGAAAAGGAACAAGCCCTCGCCCAAGCAGAGCTGTCGGCGCAACGCATGCAGAAGTGGGGCGCTTTGGTCGTGGGTGCGCTTGCCGCACTGTTGGCGCTCGTCTGGTACCGTTCCTTCAAGGCGAAGAGCAGGGCGGCGGATGAACTGCGCCGGAAGAACGAGGAGATCCAGCGCACCCAGGCGCGGCTTGTGGCCAGCGAGAAGCAGCGCGAGGCCGAACAGGTGCGTACGCGCATCGCCCGCGACATCCACGACGAGATCGGGGCCACGCTCACCAAGATCCGCCTGCTCAGCGACGTGGCCGCGACCAATACGCCGGAGCAATTGCCCGACACGCAACGCTCGCTCCAGCGCATCGGCGCGCATGTGCGGCATGTGAGCGGGGCCATGAGCGACATCGTATGGGCCGTGGATCCCGCGCGCGACACGCACCAGGGCATGCTCGATCACGTGCGCGAGCTCAGCCGCCGCCTTCTGGGCGACAACGGCATCACCTTCGACCTCGATCTATCCTGCACATCGGGCGCCACGGTGATGGAACCCGACCTGCGCCGCGATCTGCATCTGCTCATCAACGAGGCGTACAACAACATCCTCAAGTATGCGGAAGCCAGGCATGTCAAGGTGAGCCTGCTCCTGAACGCGCGGGATTTCAAGCTCAGCATCCAGGACGATGGTATCGGCTTCGAACCGGGCGAGCAGCGCGGAACAGGGAACGGGGTGCGCAACATGCGTGAACGAGCCATGCGCCACGCCGGTGGCTTCGAGATCACATCATCGCACGGACAGGGAACGCGCGTGGAAGCGCACGGCAGCTTGCATTGA